In one Polaribacter sp. ALD11 genomic region, the following are encoded:
- the neuB gene encoding N-acetylneuraminate synthase → MNNKYIEILGRKIGVEYPPFVIAEIGINHEGSLKIAKEMVDAAFRAGAECVKHQTHIVDDEMSGAAKKVIPGNADVSIYEIMKRCALSEEDEVDLKKYVESKGMIFISTPFSRAASERLERMNVVAYKIGSGECNNYPLLEHIASFGKPVILSTGMNTIKSVTKAVEIFKKAKVPLALLHTTNLYPTPVHLVRFGAMQELSKAFPNNVFGLSDHTITNHACLGAVALGASILERHFTDHKQRTGPDIVCSMDENDCKELIDGSNLIWQMRGGTKEPTKEEQVTIDFAFATVVTIKSIKKGDFFTKDNIWVKRPGTGKILAEEFNNILGKKAIKNIENDTHLNWSNIE, encoded by the coding sequence ATGAATAATAAATATATAGAAATACTAGGGAGAAAAATAGGTGTAGAATATCCACCTTTTGTAATTGCAGAAATTGGTATTAATCATGAAGGCTCCTTAAAAATAGCCAAAGAAATGGTAGATGCAGCTTTTAGAGCTGGTGCAGAATGCGTAAAACACCAAACACACATTGTAGATGATGAAATGAGTGGAGCCGCAAAAAAAGTAATCCCAGGTAATGCGGATGTTTCTATTTATGAAATAATGAAACGTTGTGCGTTAAGTGAAGAAGATGAAGTAGATCTAAAAAAATATGTAGAAAGTAAAGGAATGATTTTTATTTCTACACCATTTTCTAGAGCGGCATCAGAAAGGTTAGAAAGAATGAATGTTGTTGCGTATAAAATTGGTTCTGGTGAATGTAATAATTATCCTTTATTAGAACACATTGCCTCTTTTGGCAAACCAGTAATTTTAAGTACGGGTATGAATACCATAAAAAGTGTTACAAAAGCAGTAGAAATTTTTAAAAAAGCTAAGGTTCCTTTAGCATTATTGCATACCACTAATTTATATCCAACTCCAGTTCACTTAGTGCGTTTTGGCGCAATGCAAGAATTATCAAAAGCATTTCCTAACAATGTTTTTGGTTTGTCAGATCATACAATAACTAACCATGCTTGTCTAGGGGCTGTTGCTTTAGGAGCATCAATTTTAGAGCGTCATTTTACAGACCATAAACAAAGAACTGGTCCGGATATTGTTTGCTCTATGGATGAAAATGATTGTAAAGAATTGATAGATGGAAGTAATTTAATTTGGCAAATGCGTGGAGGCACTAAAGAACCTACAAAAGAAGAACAAGTAACTATAGATTTTGCTTTTGCAACTGTTGTTACTATCAAATCAATTAAAAAAGGAGACTTTTTTACTAAAGACAATATTTGGGTTAAAAGACCTGGTACGGGTAAAATATTGGCAGAAGAGTTTAATAATATTTTAGGTAAAAAAGCAATTAAAAATATAGAAAATGATACACACCTAAACTGGTCTAATATTGAATAA
- a CDS encoding glycosyltransferase family A protein — MRIGFNPNKDKKNNKSNFFHQVIIPVYIPNEEGYFKDSFQILKYCLDSFIITSHTNTYLTVINNGSCEKVINYLENLYHKGVIHELVNTTNIGKLNAILKGCVGHNFDLITITDADVLFLSNWQEETYNVFKNFKKVGVVSPVPSSKVLKQFTSNIIIENLFSKKLKFTNVLNSNALKMFAHSIGNDSFYNDVHLRKNLTIEKQNVKVIVGAGHFVATYRGSIFKGIKQKFSAYSLGGNSEADLLDKPVLKNGLWRVSTENNYAYHMGNVIEPWMKETLKSTKLISNKKVNKPKLEEIKYSSMGLIFKDMIFGKLISIVPIWNLFLRFKGLTKDEANKY, encoded by the coding sequence ATGAGAATAGGTTTTAACCCAAATAAAGATAAGAAAAATAATAAATCTAATTTTTTTCATCAGGTAATTATACCTGTTTATATTCCAAATGAAGAAGGTTACTTTAAAGATAGTTTTCAAATACTAAAATATTGTCTAGATTCATTTATTATAACTAGCCATACAAATACGTATCTAACGGTTATAAATAATGGAAGTTGTGAAAAAGTAATTAATTATTTAGAAAACTTATATCATAAAGGAGTAATTCATGAATTGGTTAATACTACCAATATTGGTAAATTAAATGCAATATTAAAAGGATGTGTAGGTCATAATTTTGATTTAATAACAATAACGGATGCAGATGTATTATTCTTATCAAATTGGCAGGAAGAAACATACAACGTTTTTAAAAACTTTAAAAAAGTAGGTGTCGTTTCACCAGTACCCTCATCCAAGGTTTTAAAACAATTTACATCAAATATTATTATTGAAAACTTATTTTCTAAAAAGTTAAAGTTTACGAATGTATTAAATTCAAATGCTTTAAAAATGTTTGCGCATAGTATTGGGAATGACAGTTTTTATAATGATGTTCATTTAAGGAAAAATTTAACAATTGAAAAACAAAATGTTAAAGTTATTGTTGGAGCAGGACATTTTGTAGCAACATATCGAGGCAGTATATTTAAAGGTATTAAACAAAAATTTTCTGCATATAGTTTGGGAGGGAATAGTGAAGCCGATTTATTAGATAAACCAGTTTTGAAAAACGGATTGTGGAGAGTTTCAACTGAAAATAATTATGCTTATCATATGGGTAATGTTATTGAGCCATGGATGAAAGAAACATTAAAATCTACTAAACTTATTTCTAATAAAAAAGTTAACAAACCCAAGTTAGAGGAAATAAAGTATTCTTCTATGGGTTTGATTTTTAAAGATATGATTTTCGGAAAGTTAATTTCTATTGTTCCAATTTGGAATTTATTTTTACGTTTCAAAGGTTTGACAAAAGATGAGGCAAATAAATATTAA
- a CDS encoding glycosyltransferase, with product MSDIIQPLVSIIIPTYNRAHLIRETLDSILAQSYTNWECIVVDDGSVDNTSEILTNYCKNDNRFQYYQRPDSEMKGANSCRNYGFKLSKGEFINWFDSDDLYKENYIDKLVKKNTEDIDVIVCEIQKFSNNSKTKLNRIYSENLIEDYLTGKVVFYISGPLWKKSFLDKQEFLLDETISNLDDWDFNLRMLYQKPNIKYVKIPLIYYRVHENSLSHEIGKLNFIEVLSEFKAREKHVKLLKVNKKANPKILKEFIKKRYNFFFRLAMVENNNKKIFFLKKVLIKQLNSFDIIGVLKTIFGFIVFSIFKKGYKFLE from the coding sequence ATGAGTGATATTATACAGCCTTTAGTTTCAATTATAATTCCAACTTATAATAGAGCTCATTTAATTAGAGAAACTCTAGATAGCATATTAGCACAATCATACACAAATTGGGAATGTATTGTTGTAGATGATGGCAGTGTAGATAATACAAGTGAAATACTTACCAATTATTGTAAGAATGATAATCGTTTTCAATATTATCAACGCCCAGATAGTGAGATGAAAGGGGCAAATAGCTGTAGAAATTATGGTTTCAAATTAAGTAAAGGAGAGTTTATAAATTGGTTTGATAGTGATGATTTATATAAAGAAAATTATATAGATAAATTAGTAAAAAAAAACACAGAAGATATCGATGTTATAGTTTGCGAAATTCAAAAGTTTAGTAATAATTCAAAAACAAAATTAAACAGAATTTATTCTGAAAATTTAATTGAAGATTATTTAACAGGAAAAGTAGTTTTTTACATTTCTGGTCCTCTTTGGAAAAAATCTTTTTTAGATAAACAAGAATTCTTATTAGATGAAACAATAAGTAATTTAGATGATTGGGATTTTAATTTAAGAATGTTATATCAAAAACCAAATATTAAATATGTTAAAATTCCACTGATTTATTATAGAGTTCATGAAAACTCTTTATCCCATGAAATTGGAAAACTAAATTTCATCGAAGTTTTATCTGAATTTAAAGCAAGGGAAAAACATGTTAAATTACTTAAAGTTAATAAAAAAGCTAACCCAAAAATTTTAAAAGAATTTATTAAAAAAAGGTATAATTTTTTTTTTAGACTAGCAATGGTTGAAAATAATAATAAAAAAATATTTTTTTTAAAAAAGGTTCTTATTAAGCAGCTTAATTCATTTGATATAATTGGGGTGTTGAAAACAATTTTTGGTTTTATAGTATTTAGTATCTTTAAAAAAGGTTATAAATTTTTAGAATAA
- a CDS encoding glycosyltransferase, with the protein MLAIVIPYYNYQYFKETLDSLSDQTNKKFIVYIGNDASNNDPLLLLKKYKFNFIYKKFETNLGSISLVKQWERCIEMTKNEEWIQILGDDDILDINFVSAFYDNIEEINSNNIDVIRFASRYIDNFSRPLKEYSDFHHPKIELASDSFFRKYKGNSRSSLSEHIFRREVYKKYNFFEYPLAWYSDDRAWLDFSNFKNIYTINDSIVSVRVTNVSISGQNSNYFLKKKARHLFFKYLVYSKLFFFSKNQKIEFLLEFGIQLKEQHKINSKNILYITFQLFRIGAYVSMIKFIRRMYIAKYKNLK; encoded by the coding sequence ATGTTAGCAATCGTAATTCCATATTATAATTACCAATATTTTAAAGAAACATTAGATTCATTATCTGATCAAACAAATAAAAAATTCATAGTTTATATAGGTAACGATGCTAGTAATAATGATCCGTTATTATTGTTAAAAAAATATAAATTTAATTTTATATATAAAAAATTCGAAACTAATTTAGGAAGTATTTCTCTGGTCAAGCAATGGGAGCGTTGTATAGAAATGACTAAAAATGAAGAATGGATTCAAATTTTAGGAGATGATGATATTCTAGATATTAATTTCGTTTCAGCGTTTTATGATAATATAGAAGAAATTAATAGCAATAATATAGATGTAATACGTTTTGCATCAAGATACATTGATAATTTTAGTAGGCCTTTAAAAGAGTATTCAGATTTTCATCATCCAAAAATAGAATTAGCAAGTGATTCTTTTTTTAGAAAGTATAAAGGAAACTCTAGGAGCTCATTATCAGAACATATTTTTAGAAGAGAAGTATATAAAAAATATAATTTTTTCGAATATCCTTTAGCTTGGTACTCAGATGATAGAGCATGGTTAGATTTTTCAAATTTTAAAAATATTTATACAATTAATGATTCAATTGTTTCAGTAAGAGTTACAAATGTTAGTATTTCTGGGCAAAATTCTAATTATTTTTTGAAAAAAAAAGCCCGCCATCTGTTTTTTAAATACCTGGTATATAGTAAGTTGTTTTTTTTTAGTAAAAATCAAAAAATTGAGTTTTTGTTAGAATTTGGTATACAATTAAAAGAGCAGCATAAAATTAACAGTAAAAATATTTTATATATTACTTTTCAATTATTTCGTATTGGAGCATATGTTTCTATGATAAAATTTATAAGACGTATGTATATTGCTAAATATAAAAACTTAAAATAA
- a CDS encoding class I SAM-dependent methyltransferase: MRKIINKIKKAKKRYDLGYAYSNNFYHKNGTLKINLEIKKTPYRFDVINYLLKGLKRDTNYLEIGVRNPDDNYNKINANLKYSVDPGLENILNLVDFKVTSDVFFEQLKNGEILTKNIKFDVIFIDGLHLAEQVKKDIDNSLQFIKEDGFIVLHDCNPPTEFHASESYEYRISPSKGYWNGTTWKAFFNFRKRKDYYSCCIDTDWGIGVISKTKDLGKFTDVDNPFFEYKILEKNREDSLNLMSFDEFKEKTNF, from the coding sequence ATGAGGAAAATAATTAATAAAATAAAGAAAGCAAAAAAAAGGTATGATCTAGGTTATGCTTATTCTAATAATTTTTATCATAAAAACGGAACCCTTAAGATTAATTTAGAAATAAAAAAAACACCTTATAGGTTTGATGTTATAAATTATCTTTTGAAAGGACTTAAAAGAGATACTAATTATTTAGAAATAGGAGTTAGAAACCCTGATGATAATTATAATAAAATAAATGCAAACTTAAAATATAGTGTTGACCCAGGTTTAGAAAATATATTAAACCTTGTAGATTTTAAGGTTACTAGCGATGTGTTTTTTGAACAGCTTAAAAATGGAGAGATTTTAACTAAAAATATTAAGTTTGATGTAATATTTATTGATGGGCTACATTTAGCAGAACAAGTAAAAAAAGATATTGATAATTCGTTACAATTTATAAAAGAAGATGGGTTTATTGTTCTACATGATTGTAACCCACCTACAGAGTTTCATGCCAGTGAAAGTTACGAATACAGAATATCTCCATCTAAAGGTTATTGGAATGGAACAACATGGAAAGCTTTCTTTAATTTCAGAAAAAGAAAAGATTATTATTCTTGTTGTATAGATACAGATTGGGGAATAGGAGTAATTTCTAAAACAAAAGATTTAGGTAAATTTACTGACGTTGACAACCCTTTTTTCGAATATAAAATTTTAGAAAAGAATAGAGAAGATAGCTTAAATTTAATGTCTTTTGATGAATTTAAAGAAAAAACAAACTTTTAG
- a CDS encoding ABC transporter ATP-binding protein, protein MSKDVILKVENISKQYRLGTVGTGTISHDFNRFLARIRGKEDPYLKIGASNNRASKSTSEYVWALKDISFEVKRGEVLGIIGKNGAGKSTLLKILSKVTGPTTGSIKSKGRIASLLEVGTGFHPEMTGKENIFLNGAILGMTKKEILAKLDEIVSFSGCERYINTPVKRYSSGMKVRLAFAVAAHLEPDILVIDEVLAVGDAEFQKKAIGKMQDISGKDGRTVLFVSHDMGSIKRLCTKSILLNNGKISNIGETENIVNEYLAINAPLNFCLSKTENKKELYFKSIKVYDDNSITKESYACSEYINIEVEIGINKYKENSSLFVIVMQSNESRVFSAEKLIDKNRYIYKLRVSKFFLAKGNYKLDSYLHIPKTERFDTLLSVCSFNVIDDLSPFTVHGSFNHGVVFGDFEWL, encoded by the coding sequence ATGAGTAAAGATGTTATTTTAAAGGTTGAAAATATTTCTAAACAATATCGTTTAGGAACTGTGGGTACAGGAACTATTAGTCATGATTTTAATCGATTTTTAGCTAGAATTAGAGGAAAAGAAGATCCGTATTTAAAAATTGGAGCATCTAATAATAGAGCTTCAAAAAGTACTTCGGAATATGTTTGGGCTTTAAAAGACATCAGTTTTGAAGTAAAGAGAGGAGAAGTTTTAGGAATTATAGGTAAAAATGGGGCAGGAAAATCTACGTTATTAAAAATACTTTCTAAAGTTACCGGACCAACTACAGGTTCCATTAAATCTAAAGGAAGAATCGCTTCTTTATTAGAAGTGGGTACAGGATTTCACCCAGAAATGACTGGTAAAGAAAATATTTTCTTAAATGGTGCCATTTTAGGTATGACTAAAAAAGAGATTTTAGCGAAGTTAGACGAAATTGTTTCTTTTTCTGGTTGCGAACGTTATATAAATACGCCTGTAAAACGATATTCTAGCGGAATGAAAGTACGCTTAGCGTTTGCCGTTGCGGCACATTTAGAACCAGATATTTTAGTAATAGATGAAGTTTTAGCTGTTGGTGATGCTGAGTTTCAGAAGAAAGCAATTGGTAAAATGCAGGATATTTCTGGGAAAGATGGAAGAACGGTGCTGTTTGTAAGCCATGATATGGGAAGTATAAAGCGTCTTTGTACTAAAAGCATATTATTAAATAACGGAAAAATATCTAATATTGGTGAAACCGAAAATATTGTAAATGAATACTTAGCAATAAATGCACCACTTAACTTCTGTTTGTCAAAAACTGAAAATAAAAAAGAGTTATATTTTAAATCAATTAAAGTATATGATGATAACTCAATTACAAAAGAATCTTATGCGTGTTCTGAATATATTAATATTGAAGTAGAAATAGGAATTAATAAATATAAAGAAAATAGCTCTCTTTTTGTAATTGTTATGCAAAGTAATGAGTCTAGAGTTTTTTCTGCAGAAAAATTAATTGATAAAAATAGATATATATATAAATTACGTGTTAGTAAGTTTTTTTTAGCCAAAGGAAACTATAAATTGGATTCCTATTTACACATACCTAAAACAGAGAGATTTGATACTTTATTATCAGTTTGCTCATTTAATGTAATAGACGACCTTTCTCCTTTTACTGTTCACGGTTCATTTAATCATGGAGTTGTTTTTGGTGATTTTGAATGGTTATAA
- a CDS encoding CatB-related O-acetyltransferase has product MKILIKKILYKILNISETKNNVKCSGFSRGLQNVVFQGKNEVPDRCNFSGEITIGYATTLGYNNVLHGNIVIGKYCQLGFDVAIHSSNHPIYNLSSYINSNLFNGELVKFKTSEKIIIGNDVWIGHNVIIVGNVTVGNGAILAAGAVVTKDVEPYTIVGGVPAIKIKKRFKDSIIKEIEELEWWNKEGKELEDLKHLFIKNYKNKESIYE; this is encoded by the coding sequence GTGAAAATTTTAATTAAGAAAATTTTATATAAAATTTTAAATATTTCAGAAACGAAAAATAATGTAAAATGCTCTGGTTTTTCAAGAGGTTTACAAAATGTAGTTTTTCAAGGAAAAAATGAAGTTCCTGATAGGTGCAATTTTTCAGGAGAAATAACTATTGGTTACGCTACTACTTTAGGTTACAATAATGTTTTACATGGTAATATTGTAATAGGTAAATATTGTCAATTAGGTTTTGATGTAGCAATACATTCTAGTAATCATCCTATATATAATTTGTCATCCTATATTAATAGTAACCTTTTTAATGGAGAATTAGTTAAATTTAAAACTTCCGAAAAAATAATTATTGGAAATGATGTTTGGATTGGACATAACGTAATTATTGTAGGTAATGTTACAGTAGGTAACGGAGCAATATTAGCTGCTGGTGCCGTAGTTACAAAAGACGTAGAACCTTATACTATTGTAGGGGGGGTACCAGCAATAAAAATAAAAAAAAGATTTAAAGATTCAATTATTAAGGAAATTGAAGAGCTAGAATGGTGGAATAAAGAAGGTAAGGAATTGGAAGATTTAAAACATCTTTTTATTAAAAATTATAAGAATAAGGAAAGTATCTATGAATAA
- a CDS encoding glycosyltransferase family 2 protein, which translates to MIFSLSVIIPVYNGELFIEKAIHSAVIQPEVTEVIVINDGSTDETQRILDRLKQEIAKLKVVHHTNKLNKGRSASRNLGIKVSTGNYIAFLDADDYYLENRFKNDLLLFEKNENIDGVYNAIGVHFYREANQNEKKQLQLTTVKEAINSRELFEILLLGTKNYFSIDGLTVNSKIFDKTGYFSESLVVAEDTELILKMALKATLVSGVIDTPLAIRGVHEDNSFSNEELYKVYRYEMYHSLLNWVIKNNYPINKIDAVLRCLFLYRKLDSKNLFIEIKYWFKLLIMNPTCIKSLLFFKSFPLIIQRKKFLPLIYKFRK; encoded by the coding sequence ATGATATTTTCATTATCAGTTATTATACCTGTTTATAATGGAGAACTTTTTATAGAAAAAGCTATTCACTCAGCTGTTATACAACCTGAAGTTACAGAAGTTATTGTTATAAATGATGGAAGTACAGATGAAACTCAACGTATATTAGATAGATTAAAACAAGAGATAGCTAAATTAAAAGTGGTTCATCACACAAATAAATTAAATAAAGGACGTTCTGCCAGTAGAAATTTAGGAATAAAGGTATCTACAGGTAATTATATAGCTTTTTTAGATGCAGATGATTATTATCTTGAAAATAGATTTAAAAATGACCTATTACTTTTTGAGAAAAATGAAAATATTGATGGTGTTTATAATGCAATTGGGGTTCATTTTTATAGAGAAGCTAATCAAAACGAAAAAAAACAGTTACAGTTAACAACTGTTAAAGAGGCTATTAATTCTAGAGAGTTATTTGAAATTTTATTATTAGGAACTAAAAATTACTTTTCAATTGATGGCTTAACAGTAAATAGTAAGATTTTTGATAAAACTGGATATTTTTCAGAGAGCTTAGTTGTAGCTGAAGATACAGAGCTAATTTTAAAAATGGCTTTAAAAGCTACATTAGTTAGCGGGGTAATAGATACTCCTTTGGCTATTCGGGGAGTTCACGAAGATAATAGCTTTTCAAATGAAGAATTGTATAAAGTTTATAGATATGAAATGTATCATTCATTATTAAATTGGGTAATTAAAAATAATTACCCAATTAATAAAATAGATGCTGTTTTAAGGTGTTTGTTTTTGTACCGAAAGTTAGATTCTAAAAATTTATTTATAGAAATAAAATATTGGTTTAAATTGTTAATAATGAATCCAACCTGTATTAAATCACTATTATTTTTTAAAAGTTTTCCTTTGATTATACAAAGGAAAAAGTTTTTACCATTAATATATAAATTTAGGAAATGA
- a CDS encoding DUF1796 family putative cysteine peptidase: MKIKLKITKKHCYDIILNKRWKSLKTIIPIGCDCHPAHMLEILNLRKQSLPFDWLDTEPIYSIKYAYENIVNKFNFFLRDLKEDNEGKVFSNKFKYSIFYHYDDLIINKKLQVKIQNRCINFIKLIKTKPIYFLNTVTSESINSNEKVKFFLNSVLEFQNILKRKDILIIYLRYDETQDENKLFCDKLIDELEFFDKNIRIIKYIREKKLFGIWGDEKKYTAFIRKIGISIYPIFPKIIIKKHKIN, encoded by the coding sequence GTGAAAATTAAATTAAAAATCACCAAAAAACATTGTTACGATATTATTCTTAATAAGCGTTGGAAATCATTAAAAACAATTATACCAATTGGTTGTGATTGTCACCCTGCGCATATGCTGGAAATTTTAAATTTAAGAAAACAAAGCTTACCATTTGACTGGTTAGACACAGAACCTATTTATAGCATAAAGTATGCATATGAAAATATTGTTAATAAATTTAATTTTTTTCTTAGAGACTTAAAAGAAGACAATGAAGGTAAGGTATTTTCAAATAAATTTAAATACTCGATATTTTATCATTATGACGATTTAATTATTAATAAAAAATTACAAGTAAAAATTCAAAATCGCTGTATTAATTTTATCAAATTAATTAAAACAAAACCAATTTATTTTTTAAATACAGTTACAAGTGAAAGTATAAATAGTAATGAAAAAGTAAAGTTTTTTTTAAATTCAGTATTAGAGTTTCAAAATATTCTTAAAAGAAAGGATATTTTAATTATTTATTTAAGGTATGATGAAACTCAGGATGAAAATAAATTATTTTGTGACAAGTTAATAGATGAACTAGAATTTTTTGATAAAAATATTAGAATTATTAAATATATTAGAGAAAAAAAGCTATTCGGAATATGGGGAGATGAAAAAAAATACACAGCTTTTATTAGAAAAATCGGGATTAGTATTTATCCTATTTTTCCTAAAATAATAATTAAAAAGCATAAAATAAATTAA
- a CDS encoding glycosyltransferase, with protein sequence MKILLISMPSVHVIRWIENLKETSFELFWFDILGKGRLKTIDRVQQITGWRQRKIFYIKGEHWLKKKKPNIYDKIQPFIEITPNEQLEKIIKEIQPDIIHSFEMQSCSYPILKVMNKYPTIKWIYSCWGSDLFYFQKYKNHNIKIRSVLKRIDYLHTDCLRDFKLAKSLGFIGDFTGVIPGGSGFKLNELKNNKVPIKNRNIILIKGYEHKFGRALNVIKALNELKDKLKSYEIIVFGAHKKVLDYVVLNKLPFKVFYKSELTHFEILKLMGKSKIYIGNSVSDGMPNTLLEAIIMNAFPIQSNPGNVTSEIIEDRLNGLIINNPEDINEIKTLIKGAIHIEDNIFFEKAAEMNTRIAKTMLDYKLNKQKVIDLYDNIEISKNS encoded by the coding sequence ATGAAAATACTCTTAATATCGATGCCTTCAGTTCATGTAATTCGATGGATTGAAAATCTTAAGGAAACATCTTTTGAGTTATTTTGGTTTGATATTTTAGGAAAAGGGAGGTTAAAAACTATTGATAGAGTGCAACAAATAACAGGTTGGAGACAAAGAAAAATATTCTATATAAAAGGGGAGCATTGGTTAAAAAAAAAGAAACCAAACATATATGATAAGATTCAACCCTTTATCGAAATTACTCCAAACGAACAATTAGAAAAAATAATAAAAGAAATTCAACCAGATATTATTCATAGCTTTGAAATGCAAAGCTGTAGTTATCCAATATTAAAAGTAATGAACAAATACCCAACTATAAAATGGATATACTCATGTTGGGGAAGTGACTTGTTTTATTTTCAAAAGTATAAAAATCATAATATAAAAATAAGAAGTGTTTTAAAAAGAATTGACTATTTGCATACCGATTGCTTGCGAGATTTTAAGTTAGCAAAATCACTTGGTTTTATAGGTGATTTTACAGGAGTAATTCCTGGTGGTTCTGGGTTTAAATTAAATGAATTAAAAAATAATAAAGTCCCTATTAAGAATAGGAATATTATTTTAATTAAAGGTTACGAGCATAAGTTTGGTAGAGCATTAAACGTAATTAAAGCTTTAAATGAATTAAAAGATAAATTAAAAAGCTACGAAATTATTGTTTTTGGAGCTCATAAAAAAGTGTTAGATTATGTGGTTTTGAATAAACTTCCATTTAAAGTTTTTTATAAAAGTGAGTTAACTCACTTTGAAATATTAAAATTGATGGGGAAATCTAAAATTTATATAGGTAATAGTGTTTCAGATGGAATGCCGAATACATTATTGGAAGCTATTATAATGAATGCATTTCCTATACAGTCGAATCCAGGAAATGTAACTTCAGAAATTATTGAAGATAGGTTAAATGGTTTAATAATTAATAATCCAGAAGATATTAATGAAATTAAAACTTTGATTAAAGGAGCTATACACATAGAAGATAATATTTTTTTTGAAAAAGCTGCGGAAATGAATACAAGAATTGCAAAAACGATGTTAGATTATAAGTTGAATAAACAAAAAGTAATAGATTTATATGATAATATTGAAATAAGTAAAAATTCATGA
- a CDS encoding glycosyltransferase family 2 protein translates to MMKNPLVSIIIPTFNRYLIVRETLRSILNQTYLNWECLIVDDGSSKNDFVEILKFSKKDDRFILLQRPNSRLKGANACRNYGIEHTRGDFIIFFDSDDLMGITCLENRVNTFKNYKEYDFLVFSMGHFIEESNCYLDKNRKSINLSNKKTIEEFLFSSVLPWQVSRPIFKSELIKNKICFNENMHNFQDDEFNVRVLANLKLKYKSIDITDSYYRMELSNIKKYDNLIGKQNILNSYYEYTKTMFSILDSVQILNNRNSILVRLFLTFRSNISKGTKLKNVRKALNLINKKIKLSFKEFFYFYFLILLNKFFHNKKGYYRTTQYIKNKIVNE, encoded by the coding sequence ATGATGAAAAATCCGTTAGTGTCAATAATTATTCCGACTTTTAACAGATACTTAATTGTAAGGGAGACGTTACGGTCTATATTAAATCAAACGTACTTAAATTGGGAATGTTTAATTGTTGATGATGGCAGTTCTAAAAATGATTTTGTTGAAATTTTAAAGTTTTCTAAAAAAGATGATAGATTTATCTTATTACAAAGACCTAATAGTAGGTTAAAAGGAGCAAACGCATGTAGAAATTACGGTATAGAACATACACGAGGAGATTTTATAATTTTTTTTGATAGCGATGATTTAATGGGCATAACCTGTTTAGAAAATAGAGTTAACACATTTAAAAATTATAAGGAGTATGATTTTTTAGTTTTTTCTATGGGGCATTTTATAGAAGAATCAAATTGTTATCTAGATAAAAATAGAAAAAGTATAAATTTATCAAATAAAAAAACAATTGAAGAGTTTCTTTTTAGTAGCGTACTTCCTTGGCAAGTTAGTCGACCGATCTTTAAAAGTGAATTAATTAAAAATAAAATTTGTTTTAATGAAAATATGCATAATTTTCAGGATGATGAATTTAATGTTAGAGTTTTAGCAAATTTAAAACTTAAATATAAATCAATAGATATTACAGATTCATATTATAGAATGGAACTTAGTAATATTAAGAAGTATGATAATTTAATAGGAAAACAAAATATTCTAAATAGTTATTATGAGTATACTAAAACTATGTTTTCAATTTTAGATTCTGTACAAATTCTAAATAATAGAAATAGTATTTTAGTTAGATTGTTTTTAACCTTTAGATCTAATATTTCTAAAGGAACAAAATTAAAAAATGTACGAAAAGCATTAAATCTAATTAATAAAAAAATTAAATTGTCATTTAAAGAATTTTTTTATTTTTATTTTTTAATACTCTTAAATAAATTTTTTCACAATAAAAAAGGTTATTATAGAACTACTCAATATATTAAAAATAAAATAGTTAATGAGTGA